Proteins encoded by one window of Candidatus Zixiibacteriota bacterium:
- a CDS encoding helix-turn-helix transcriptional regulator, with translation MAKLAGLRTPSHLSHWEKGRKVPNLENALRLSAIIQCPVEILFYDLFNAIRHDVFTKRQSSLTKRNDT, from the coding sequence GTGGCAAAGCTGGCCGGACTCAGGACGCCGTCGCATCTGTCGCACTGGGAGAAGGGGCGCAAGGTACCGAACCTCGAGAACGCACTTCGGCTTTCAGCGATCATCCAGTGCCCGGTCGAGATTCTGTTCTACGATCTGTTCAACGCCATACGGCACGACGTGTTTACGAAGAGACAATCCTCATTAACCAAGCGCAATGACACCTAA
- a CDS encoding recombinase family protein, with translation MQRAIIYCRVSTEEQAQDGHHSLAAQEFLCRKTAVDQGFEVAAVFKDPGRTATNMHRPGLQDALARCQADHSIKAVFVQDTDRLARNTQDHLTIRAVLKKAGVQLISVSQPMLEDSAEGHMIDTIIASVNQFQSDITSRKTIKGLEEKVRGGGWPALAPLGYRNVGTGQDKQNRVVEVDESVAPLVKRMFELYATGNYSAHELGEVMFGLGLRSRNHKKLQISKVLTILQNPFYIGVVKWGGISAKGTHNPIISEGLYRAVQAVMKGHGGNRSRRRRHDFLLRGYLFCGFCGRRMIGEKHPLKKAAYYRCHKRGGCQPAARTELVENDVSALFDLLTIDSGLINETTAALSKRLCADRKAFVEVRTALCNQKTALESRLTHIERKWLDGVLDDTDFTRLKTQLRADLDTVEHRLADHDLQNRVNVDEVREVVSFAGSIGFHYQQAPEYLKRLLLKLAWERFDVRNNEIVEAVPTPVFRTLTGSGSGLTNAQKPVLLERASVQRGDHHPTQASIERVVRLRTEWGPNRMPNRPENRRKVAGNGNYCPAQSLLELIKDAGYFQQVLALFREIQSGLGYTSKAGGGPLKSASHDTKPIGRLCRQVESPRL, from the coding sequence ATGCAAAGAGCAATAATCTATTGCAGGGTCTCGACTGAAGAACAGGCTCAAGATGGGCATCACTCGCTTGCCGCGCAGGAATTCCTTTGTCGTAAGACGGCAGTCGATCAAGGCTTCGAGGTTGCGGCCGTATTCAAGGACCCCGGTCGCACGGCGACAAACATGCACCGGCCCGGGCTGCAAGATGCGCTTGCTCGCTGTCAAGCAGACCACTCGATAAAGGCGGTATTCGTGCAGGACACTGACAGACTAGCCAGGAACACGCAAGACCACCTGACCATCCGGGCAGTCCTTAAGAAGGCGGGCGTCCAACTCATATCGGTTTCGCAGCCTATGCTTGAAGACAGCGCTGAGGGTCACATGATCGACACTATCATTGCAAGTGTGAATCAGTTTCAGTCAGATATAACGTCTCGGAAAACGATTAAAGGTCTTGAAGAAAAAGTCCGTGGTGGCGGGTGGCCGGCACTTGCGCCACTCGGATATCGCAATGTCGGCACCGGCCAGGACAAGCAGAACCGGGTAGTCGAGGTTGACGAATCGGTCGCTCCGCTTGTCAAACGCATGTTCGAGCTATATGCCACCGGCAACTACTCGGCCCACGAACTTGGGGAAGTTATGTTTGGTCTTGGCCTACGTTCCAGGAACCACAAGAAGCTTCAGATCAGCAAAGTTCTGACTATTCTGCAGAACCCTTTCTACATCGGTGTCGTGAAGTGGGGTGGGATTTCTGCCAAGGGCACGCATAACCCCATAATCAGCGAGGGGCTATATCGTGCGGTACAGGCAGTCATGAAGGGTCATGGTGGAAATCGGAGTAGGAGACGTCGGCATGACTTCCTGCTCCGTGGATACCTGTTTTGTGGGTTTTGTGGAAGGCGCATGATCGGCGAGAAACATCCGCTGAAAAAGGCGGCTTACTACCGCTGCCACAAGCGGGGAGGGTGTCAGCCCGCGGCCAGAACTGAGCTCGTTGAGAATGACGTGTCGGCGTTGTTTGATCTTCTCACGATCGACTCAGGATTGATCAATGAGACAACCGCCGCACTTTCTAAGCGATTGTGTGCAGACAGAAAGGCTTTCGTCGAAGTCCGTACCGCACTATGCAATCAGAAGACCGCTTTGGAATCTCGACTAACGCACATTGAGCGGAAGTGGCTTGATGGTGTACTCGATGATACCGACTTTACACGGCTGAAGACACAACTCAGGGCCGACCTCGACACTGTAGAACACCGTTTGGCCGATCACGATCTTCAAAATCGAGTGAATGTCGATGAAGTTAGGGAAGTCGTATCCTTCGCGGGCTCGATTGGATTCCACTACCAGCAAGCCCCGGAATATCTGAAGCGGCTCTTGCTCAAGCTCGCCTGGGAGCGATTCGACGTGCGAAACAATGAAATTGTCGAGGCTGTTCCAACGCCGGTTTTCCGAACTTTGACCGGATCAGGCTCTGGCTTAACTAACGCACAGAAGCCCGTCCTTTTGGAACGGGCTTCTGTGCAAAGGGGTGACCATCACCCCACTCAGGCCTCAATCGAACGAGTAGTTCGATTAAGAACCGAGTGGGGTCCCAACCGGATGCCTAATCGTCCAGAGAATCGCAGGAAAGTTGCCGGGAACGGCAACTATTGCCCCGCTCAAAGTCTGTTGGAGCTTATCAAGGACGCCGGGTATTTTCAACAGGTGTTGGCTCTGTTTCGAGAGATTCAGTCCGGGTTGGGCTATACATCGAAGGCTGGTGGCGGTCCTTTGAAGAGTGCTTCTCACGATACCAAACCCATTGGTAGATTATGTCGGCAAGTTGAGTCGCCGCGGCTTTGA
- a CDS encoding DUF2188 domain-containing protein — MSNYHVTKNKASGQWKVKREGADRASATADTQSVAEKMAKQFAANSGGGEVRIHKPSGPIRDSDTVAPANDPNPPKDKKH; from the coding sequence ATGTCCAACTATCACGTGACTAAGAACAAGGCGTCTGGCCAATGGAAGGTCAAGCGCGAGGGCGCAGACCGAGCCAGCGCGACCGCTGACACGCAATCAGTGGCAGAGAAAATGGCGAAACAGTTTGCAGCTAACAGCGGAGGTGGAGAAGTGCGGATTCACAAGCCCTCGGGTCCGATTCGCGACAGCGACACCGTTGCACCAGCCAACGATCCCAACCCGCCGAAGGATAAGAAGCACTGA
- a CDS encoding crossover junction endodeoxyribonuclease RuvC, which yields MTTKQTILAIDPGLREIGVAHFSGIELIDYGVKSLRRPGNAKMRTLFLCSIVERLLEEKRPDIFALEKNSFANMPQNQNLVRAVEKLKQAVRTAKVPIWEFAPNTIKKEVTCDGRASKRQVAHVLSARYPELKAYRESNRRWRERYYQNMFDAVACGLTYLKLHDENRLQ from the coding sequence ATGACCACCAAACAAACAATTCTGGCAATTGACCCTGGGCTTCGTGAGATCGGGGTCGCGCATTTCAGCGGCATTGAGCTCATAGACTACGGCGTAAAGTCGTTGCGCCGACCGGGTAATGCAAAAATGCGCACGTTGTTTCTCTGCTCAATCGTGGAAAGACTCCTTGAAGAGAAACGGCCCGACATATTCGCGCTGGAGAAAAACTCCTTTGCGAACATGCCACAAAACCAGAACCTCGTACGGGCAGTTGAGAAGCTGAAGCAGGCCGTCCGTACAGCAAAAGTTCCCATCTGGGAATTCGCACCTAACACCATCAAGAAGGAAGTAACGTGCGACGGGCGAGCCTCCAAGCGCCAAGTGGCCCATGTCCTATCCGCTCGGTACCCAGAGTTAAAGGCCTACCGGGAATCCAACCGTCGCTGGCGCGAACGCTACTACCAAAACATGTTCGATGCCGTCG
- the lexA gene encoding repressor LexA, whose amino-acid sequence MDTHVLTDKELEALRFLRNQIVHGGQAPSVRDLQKQLKYQSPRAAAYILEKLESKGFIIRNGRGQIRLLKDLRETESHTQTVNVPLVGSAPCGAPVLAEENIDAMIPVSVQLAKRPHRYFLLRATGDSMNKAGIHDSNLVLVRQQQTASNGDIVVALIDGEATIKEFHRQPQAVILKPRSSNPKHKPIILTEDFQVLGVVQRVIDNSTLKL is encoded by the coding sequence ATGGATACCCACGTCCTGACAGACAAGGAGCTGGAGGCTCTCCGGTTCCTTAGAAACCAAATCGTTCACGGGGGGCAGGCCCCCTCGGTCAGAGATCTCCAGAAGCAGTTGAAGTATCAGTCCCCTAGGGCGGCGGCCTACATCCTCGAAAAACTCGAGTCCAAAGGGTTCATTATCCGCAATGGCCGCGGCCAGATTCGCCTTCTAAAGGACTTACGGGAGACCGAATCACATACACAGACGGTCAACGTCCCCCTTGTCGGTTCCGCGCCATGCGGCGCTCCGGTTCTGGCTGAGGAGAATATTGATGCAATGATTCCGGTGTCGGTTCAACTGGCGAAACGGCCCCACCGCTACTTCCTTCTGCGAGCCACCGGCGACTCAATGAACAAAGCGGGAATCCACGACTCGAATCTTGTCCTGGTTCGGCAACAGCAGACCGCCAGCAATGGCGACATTGTCGTGGCCCTGATCGACGGCGAGGCCACGATCAAGGAGTTCCACCGCCAGCCGCAGGCCGTCATCTTGAAACCACGTTCATCAAATCCGAAGCACAAGCCCATTATCCTGACTGAAGATTTCCAAGTGCTGGGCGTCGTGCAAAGGGTAATCGATAATTCAACACTTAAACTATGA
- the lexA gene encoding transcriptional repressor LexA produces MKSLKELPLPAILVDNQTLSVRALFGTLFVSMEQPLTPKQKRVLDTLRFYLKARGFMPSVRDMAKSTKSAVGTVHEHLQTLEKKGWIHSSGSARGITLVEDVIDRGNLVSVPVVGTIAAGSPIEAIENPEDPVTLPKEAARPGAYGLRVKGDSMIEDHILDGDLVVVRQQASVTNGDIAVVLLDDNTATLKRVYRERGRIRLQPANAKMKPIYVKNATIQGKVTAILRVHRR; encoded by the coding sequence TTGAAAAGTCTGAAAGAACTGCCGTTGCCGGCAATACTTGTGGATAACCAGACCTTGTCCGTTCGGGCATTGTTCGGTACACTATTCGTATCTATGGAGCAGCCGCTTACCCCTAAGCAAAAGCGTGTTTTGGATACCCTTCGCTTCTACCTGAAAGCGCGGGGGTTTATGCCGTCTGTGCGAGATATGGCAAAGTCCACGAAATCAGCGGTCGGGACCGTCCACGAACACCTGCAGACCCTTGAGAAAAAGGGATGGATTCACTCTAGTGGATCGGCTCGGGGAATTACTTTGGTTGAGGATGTCATAGATAGGGGCAATCTTGTCAGCGTGCCCGTTGTTGGGACTATCGCAGCTGGGTCGCCAATTGAGGCCATTGAAAACCCTGAAGACCCTGTGACACTACCGAAAGAAGCAGCCAGGCCCGGCGCCTACGGTCTGCGAGTAAAGGGTGACAGCATGATTGAAGATCACATTCTTGACGGCGACCTTGTAGTCGTACGGCAACAGGCTTCGGTCACCAATGGCGATATTGCGGTTGTGTTACTAGACGACAACACTGCCACGCTTAAGCGCGTCTACCGCGAGCGCGGCCGCATCCGGTTACAGCCAGCCAACGCCAAGATGAAACCGATCTACGTGAAGAACGCAACAATTCAGGGGAAAGTGACGGCCATTCTCCGAGTGCATAGGCGGTAG